One region of Priestia megaterium genomic DNA includes:
- a CDS encoding DJ-1/PfpI family protein, which produces MSKRILILTGDAVEALEVFYPYYRCLEEDIQCTIASPVKKKLQTVVHDFLPEMETFTEKTGYKIDSHASVDEVDPADFDGLIIPGGRAPEYIRMNTKVQEIAAHFLKENKPLGVICHGQLVLTTVREYLQDREVTAYPACRPEVEAAGAIFVEQTLHVDRNLVTGQAWPDLPKFMKEFFNVLKKAEKVNA; this is translated from the coding sequence ATGAGTAAACGTATCTTGATTTTAACAGGAGATGCCGTGGAGGCTTTAGAAGTTTTTTATCCGTATTATCGCTGTTTAGAAGAAGATATTCAGTGTACCATTGCCTCTCCCGTGAAAAAGAAGCTCCAAACGGTTGTTCATGATTTTCTTCCAGAAATGGAAACATTCACAGAAAAAACGGGATATAAAATTGATTCTCATGCTTCTGTAGATGAAGTGGATCCCGCTGATTTTGACGGACTTATTATCCCTGGAGGACGAGCGCCTGAATATATTCGAATGAACACAAAAGTTCAGGAAATTGCCGCTCATTTTTTAAAAGAAAACAAACCTTTAGGCGTTATTTGTCATGGTCAGCTCGTGTTAACGACGGTTAGAGAGTATCTGCAAGACAGAGAAGTGACAGCGTATCCTGCTTGCCGTCCGGAAGTAGAAGCGGCGGGTGCTATATTTGTTGAACAGACGCTCCACGTAGACAGAAACTTAGTAACCGGACAAGCTTGGCCGGATTTACCTAAATTTATGAAAGAGTTTTTTAACGTGCTAAAAAAAGCTGAAAAAGTGAACGCATAA